The genomic stretch ggaaagttgagcagatttactagtaatcctagtagacatcattggcatgcgataactagggtattcaagtacttgaagggtacaataaattatggattgtcatatatgggattttcttcggtgttagagggttattcggatgctagttggataaataatgctgaagattcatcctctacaagtggatgggtgttcttgcttgggggaggtgccatctcatgggcttccaagaagcaaacatgtataactggttccataatggaatctgagtttgtagcattagctgctgctggtaaagaagcggaatggctaaggaatttggtatatgagattccgatatggcctaaaccgatatcaccaatttctatccgttgtgatagtactgccacattggctaaagcttatagtcaaatatataatggaaagtctagacatttgggtgttagacatagtatgattagggaattaatcatgaatggggtgatatctattgagtttgttcggtcgcaacaaaacttagctgaccacttgacgaaggggttagctagagacttagtgaagaagtcggtaattgggatgggattaaagtccatttaaatctgttagctatggtatacccaattcccttctaatacaatattagaagcagaattcaatgtggaaagatcatagttagagattggagcaattgtgtttatcttcccaaggtatgtgctcagacctgcaagtgatggttaggttgaattatatcttcttaatggttcttttggaaaattgcaaatgcaggtgcaagattaaaagaatcacctatgtgagcatgaagttttgccgcttcaagaagcttggacttggcttcctatatgcttattaatggataaggacacatggcttgtaaagtgtcaagtatgaataatagagtattgtaagaaacatatgtgtactatatcttcagacactcaaatggattgacgggttcaatcgctatgacaccccgattttcgagtatttggaatgtgtatttgtactaagatgaaaattcaatcgcaagacattttcatttatgcatttgtttgatcgttatacctgtgtgttatacccttgtatatataattgtatatactgagtaaatcaaggattacactaaaatgggggggatttattggtgattttagtatcatcaatgtattttagtagtaatgtgatttattataggccgatgcaattatgcgttaaagcttggaaacgagttaggggtagtgcggagtgcacgctcgtcgagtcaacgtataattgaatgcgaataattgaaacggggttccaacgttcgaaattttcttttgaatttcgaatcctttcccaaccgacgtaaccgtttctgaacagttgcgtcttttcAGTTTCTGTTATTCatctcctatataaggagtcatttggcctcagtttGAAAAGTGATAACGAAATCAAATtttctctctacattcctgaacatCTCTCTTTGCCAGAAATAAATTGTTtttcaagaattatccccacaaagatttcgtgaacccaggcaagaatagggtcgaaatactttgttcggaaagtgtacgaacacgattcttcgaagttatccaggattatcatacccAATTTCTAACACCATGCATGTTACAtctttctctcttacggcaagctactttattttttctcatgctgtttctttcatgtgaatacaacaaacctgtaatttcatcttatatcaaaccacacacataaaataagatcatatataatcatcatgcaataataaaaatagtcatgcacaaatcaagaagcttatattattttactcatgtattagttctctttactgcaagtgataataataaaacaaaccttacacatacatgttaaagacaaccaaggatttatattatcaccattatatcatcatcatcattattattatgtaataacagcatgtgaaataaacataatcatgctagaaacaacactcatataataataattaaatggcagatataattctttaatcatgcaaacagaatttctccaacatgctatgacatatcaagaacagatgcatacttgaataaatCAATAccaacatccaccaaaccatgaatacatcatctcaatatatatattaaaccaatattattcatgcatgaattaaggagtattgcaaggtaatcatgttggatgcaaattccataatgaacacttactggggatttgattctcttattcaggctatgagtgctttatggttgcttcccttttccctgcccgtgaatcttcttgcttctgccttgccttgtgtatcttcttctgctgtatctctcctcttttccGTCTCCTCCCTCTCactgcagccatatgaagtatttataatggtgtggattagggtttaaccttgctaaatatttggatcccttcctatactttagggtttaaccttgctaaatatttggatcccttcctatactttaggagagtcagggtttaaccttgctatttattaaatacaaataatgaataattcaaatgacttttaacaaataaaaattaatttaaattttagttacataattgaattaaaatttaaacctatttctatttttactttcatcatttaaaaaaaaaatcaaaattattcttacttatatcaaccaaaattattttataatttatgggcttttaaaaaatgttactcttataaataaattttattaagtaaaacgtgaattactaaataaatactatttataaataatgaataaatagaacatgagtcactaaattataaaaaatagttattataatttaatgagctttaacaaataaattaatttaaaattttaattatacaattaaaattcaaatctatttttatttttcattaaattaaaactattttatttattatatatatattatatatatatatatatatatatatatatatatatatatatatatatatatatatatatatatatattatatatatatatataatatatatatatatatatatatatatatatatatatatatatatatatatatataatttatttatatcatacagataaccaaaaattattattttttatatctgtatcacataataaataaattaaaatttataatttatatgagaatgtatgctaatgaatgaatgcaaatgtgaaatgaatgtcatgcatgaatcaatttatcataaaaattaacaggcaaattttggggtatgacagctgcccctgttcaatattcttaaaccgagagaattagaatggtatgtacgtcattcgtgatctggaggtggaagattattgaacacttagaatgccccaaaaatttgcacttgttaattaaaagatagtctttatggagatgggcttaaagatgtcatccagaaagtttgatgatgagagcttcagagtgcgtcgtacattagaccatatctgaagacatgggtgtcacactgggtcgtacgctagaccgtataatgagtcatccattaggtgatattagggtgcgctgaacctgatgagataaggatcagaatgggtcatacgctagaccgtatctgagtagcagagcgagccgtccgttaggctgtatctggagaaataaagatcagaatggatcgtacgctagatcgtatctgagtagtagaatgagccgtccgttaggctgtattgggcgataaaaagtagtcgtacgctagactacatttcagaatgtaccgtacgctaggtagtatctgatgagaagagccagactgggtcgtacactagatcgtatctgagttgcagaatgagccgtccattaggctgtatctgaggataaaagatcagaatggatcatacgctagatcgtatctgagtagcagaatgagccgtccattaggctgtatctgatgataaaagatcagaatggatcatacgctagatcgtatctgagtagcagaatgagccgtccattaggctgtatctgatgataaaaggagtagtcatacgctagactacatttcataatgtaccgtacgctaggtagtatctgaggggatgaatatcaaagtgggtcgtacgctagaccgtactggaacagttgaaggaaccatgcgttaggctgaatcagaatgagccgtacgttaggctatatctgataatatttgtatatgttgtatttgcaatatttgtatatgttgtatttgcaataaatgtctgggatgggcttaaagatgtcatcattaggaggatatcagaatgcttgtcagaatgaatattcatatggattatatctgaaagatgtatctgaatcttgaatgtaatcgataaagatatccaTCTGAATGaaatacatatatatatatatatatatatatatatatatatatatatatagatatattatatatatatatatatatatatatatatatatatatatatatatatatatatagatatatagatcagggtattattggcTGGCACTTGGATTCAAACTGTGGATACGGGGATGGAGGATGGTGAGCATGCCCAAACCCTGTTCATTTCATTGCCAACTATAACCATCAATGTAAAATTTCACTTCATTAACCAGATATCAGAATATCTAAAACACTTCTAAAATCAAGATTTTGAGATGCTAATTAAATCCAGAGCTTGGGAAGATCGATCTAAGACAAAATATTGAATGTATTCAAAGCTTTGCTGTTGTTAAATATAAGTAGAAATTATAAGATAAACTTACTTTGATCAAAGAAAAAAGAGAACTAAATAATCAAAATTTTAATTAAAGAAAATAACACATGGACCATAGAAAGCTAATTGCAAGTTAGTACCCTCTTCATTTCTTTTGAATAATACAAGGCTCCATAGATGTATAAATGAAAATACTGAACATGAAACCAATAATGTTCCTCAGTTTCAAGCTTTAGCTGAGGTACATACTTTGTGAACAACTTTATCTACATCAACCATTGTTAGGAAACTTGCATGACACGCCACCATAAGTAAAAAACTTGAAAACAATACCATAACCATCGTTGTGACATCAAAACTATAACTCTTCGTCTTCCACTTGAGATGCAATCAAATTCTCATCTCTATTCATTCATTCAAGCTAACCTATAAAAAAAAAGATAATTGGTTCAAATCTATGCATCTTTTCATCTTCCACCAGACAACTCAATGGCATCTTGATTATAAACCGAATCTTCTCCCCAATCAAATCTTCTTTGTAGTCTCTCGTATTCTTGTCTCCGGTTCACCTCCACGTGTTGCCATTCTTCCCACCTTTCAGCCAACCCCTCCCCTTCTAGCATTCTTACAACCTCAGACATTAGTGGACGGTCTTCCGGCGTTGCTTGAGTGCACAGTAATGCAACTTTTATCATCATCTCTACCTCTTGTATGTTGTAGTTTTTATTTAGGTTGCGATCAACAATAACTTCTAGTCTTTTTTCCCGCTCCAATTTCTTAACCTATAAAACATAACGTATAAAAACAGTCACCGACAAGTATTAACTGATAAAAGGTGATGCAGATCATTTTCTTTAAAATATGAGATCTTACATGGTCAAGTAACAGCACGTCATCTTCCTCTTCCAACCGTGAGAAGTCAATTGCGCGTTGGCCTGTAACAAGCTCCAGAAGCATAATCCCATAGCCAAAAACATCGGTCCTTTCTGAGGACTTTCCGGTCGACAAATATTCAGGAGCTATGTGGCCCATTGTCCCACGAACTTGAGTTGTCACGTTAGTCTTTCGAACATCTACTAACTTCGCCAAACCAAAGTCGCCGACAACTGCTTCAAAATCTTCGTCGAGTAATACATTAGCTGCCTTCACATCCCGATGAATAATCTTAGGATTGCAATGCTCATGAAGATATTCGAGGCCCCGTGCAGTTCCCAGAGCTACCTGTTTTCTTGTAGGCCAACCCAAAACAAGTTCCCCGGGTTTGAGTTCTGCATCAGTATTTACACAGTTAAGCAATACTTTCATTTTTATAGAAAAACAAATCGAATGCTTAGAATACTAGTGATGATGCCATTACGCATTGTAACTTAATACCTCGTAGACGATACGCGAGACTTAAGTTCTGCATGAAGGGATAAACTAGGAGACGCTCGGTTGGAGTAGTACAATATCCAATCAGCCGTAACAAGTTCCGATGAACTGCTACACTTATCATCTCAACTTCACGCTGGAAAGCTACATCTCCCCCGGGGCTTTCATAATCAGTTAACCTTTTAACAGCAACTTTTGTGTTATCAGAAAGGACACCTTTATAAACCTTTCCAAAGCCTCCCTGTCCTAAAACATTTTTCTCACTAAAATTGTCGGTAGCTATTTGTAGTTCTCTCCATGCAAATCTTCTCAATTGACCAAATGCAATTCGCCGATCAACTTCACCTGATGAAACAATAAAAAACGATGAGTATAAAATAGTTAGTATTGAGTTGATAATTGGCTGCACATATATCAAACTTCACCTAATGAGACAAGAAAAAAATAGTGATGATTAAATAGAGTATTAGAATCAACAAGAGACTCAAACCTGCAACATCTACAAAAACTTCGCGCTTGTAGCCCTTGTGTCTACCCTTGCACCAAAATAATAGGAGACCACCAATAACAAGGATAGCTACAAACGCTACGATAATTCCGATTATGAGGCCGGTTGGTTTATGTGATGAACCTGCCATGTaaatttgaattcaaattgtAGCATATGGAAGAGAGAAAGATGTGGATAACAACACATCATAGAACAAGACCAACAAAATATTCGCATCAAATTACCTTGATCTGAATTATTATACGCACAAGGTTGACCATAACTCACGCCACAATTCAAATTATTTCCGCTGAAACTGCAATAAGGAGCACAGTTAAAAAAGTGGAATGTAAATGGTATTTAAATGATCATTTAAATATTATTCTACCATTCGTACTTGTATTTAGAAACTTCAAATAACTTCTGCGGAATTCGGCCACTGAGATTATTTGAATCTAGCTGACTGCAAAAGAGAAGTTTGGGCAATCAGCCATATACTTAATTGATGGAATATACTTAGAAAGTGGCCTGTAAACTTCCAGAAACCATTATTTCACATACATTTCGGTCAAGCTTGAAATACTGGCAACTGATTCAGGAATAGTCCCGCTGAGATTGTTTCGACTCAATGTCCTGGTAGCAGACAAAAGATGACACTTTTAAACATTATACCACAATAAAAATATGCTCTACGACGCATTATATATCTGTAAAACCTGCCAAACAGT from Lathyrus oleraceus cultivar Zhongwan6 chromosome 7, CAAS_Psat_ZW6_1.0, whole genome shotgun sequence encodes the following:
- the LOC127104368 gene encoding probable LRR receptor-like serine/threonine-protein kinase At5g10290 isoform X2, which encodes MDFLFVLLLLGYFCSFVLSDQQGDALIALKFSLNASGEQLTDWNENQVNPCTWSRINCNQNNIVFEVSLAMMGFTGYLTPRIGALKYLKFLSLQGNNITGEIPKELGNLTSLIRLDLENNRLTGEIPSTLGNLKKLQFLTLSRNNLSGTIPESVASISSLTEIQLDSNNLSGRIPQKLFEVSKYNFSGNNLNCGVSYGQPCAYNNSDQGSSHKPTGLIIGIIVAFVAILVIGGLLLFWCKGRHKGYKREVFVDVAGEVDRRIAFGQLRRFAWRELQIATDNFSEKNVLGQGGFGKVYKGVLSDNTKVAVKRLTDYESPGGDVAFQREVEMISVAVHRNLLRLIGYCTTPTERLLVYPFMQNLSLAYRLRELKPGELVLGWPTRKQVALGTARGLEYLHEHCNPKIIHRDVKAANVLLDEDFEAVVGDFGLAKLVDVRKTNVTTQVRGTMGHIAPEYLSTGKSSERTDVFGYGIMLLELVTGQRAIDFSRLEEEDDVLLLDHVKKLEREKRLEVIVDRNLNKNYNIQEVEMMIKVALLCTQATPEDRPLMSEVVRMLEGEGLAERWEEWQHVEVNRRQEYERLQRRFDWGEDSVYNQDAIELSGGR
- the LOC127104368 gene encoding probable LRR receptor-like serine/threonine-protein kinase At5g10290 isoform X1, whose translation is MDFLFVLLLLGYFCSFVLSDQQGDALIALKFSLNASGEQLTDWNENQVNPCTWSRINCNQNNIVFEVSLAMMGFTGYLTPRIGALKYLKFLSLQGNNITGEIPKELGNLTSLIRLDLENNRLTGEIPSTLGNLKKLQFLTLSRNNLSGTIPESVASISSLTEIQLDSNNLSGRIPQKLFEVSKYKYECFSGNNLNCGVSYGQPCAYNNSDQGSSHKPTGLIIGIIVAFVAILVIGGLLLFWCKGRHKGYKREVFVDVAGEVDRRIAFGQLRRFAWRELQIATDNFSEKNVLGQGGFGKVYKGVLSDNTKVAVKRLTDYESPGGDVAFQREVEMISVAVHRNLLRLIGYCTTPTERLLVYPFMQNLSLAYRLRELKPGELVLGWPTRKQVALGTARGLEYLHEHCNPKIIHRDVKAANVLLDEDFEAVVGDFGLAKLVDVRKTNVTTQVRGTMGHIAPEYLSTGKSSERTDVFGYGIMLLELVTGQRAIDFSRLEEEDDVLLLDHVKKLEREKRLEVIVDRNLNKNYNIQEVEMMIKVALLCTQATPEDRPLMSEVVRMLEGEGLAERWEEWQHVEVNRRQEYERLQRRFDWGEDSVYNQDAIELSGGR
- the LOC127104368 gene encoding probable LRR receptor-like serine/threonine-protein kinase At5g10290 isoform X3, which translates into the protein MDFLFVLLLLGYFCSFVLSDQQGEQLTDWNENQVNPCTWSRINCNQNNIVFEVSLAMMGFTGYLTPRIGALKYLKFLSLQGNNITGEIPKELGNLTSLIRLDLENNRLTGEIPSTLGNLKKLQFLTLSRNNLSGTIPESVASISSLTEIQLDSNNLSGRIPQKLFEVSKYKYECFSGNNLNCGVSYGQPCAYNNSDQGSSHKPTGLIIGIIVAFVAILVIGGLLLFWCKGRHKGYKREVFVDVAGEVDRRIAFGQLRRFAWRELQIATDNFSEKNVLGQGGFGKVYKGVLSDNTKVAVKRLTDYESPGGDVAFQREVEMISVAVHRNLLRLIGYCTTPTERLLVYPFMQNLSLAYRLRELKPGELVLGWPTRKQVALGTARGLEYLHEHCNPKIIHRDVKAANVLLDEDFEAVVGDFGLAKLVDVRKTNVTTQVRGTMGHIAPEYLSTGKSSERTDVFGYGIMLLELVTGQRAIDFSRLEEEDDVLLLDHVKKLEREKRLEVIVDRNLNKNYNIQEVEMMIKVALLCTQATPEDRPLMSEVVRMLEGEGLAERWEEWQHVEVNRRQEYERLQRRFDWGEDSVYNQDAIELSGGR